The proteins below come from a single Pseudarthrobacter sp. SSS035 genomic window:
- a CDS encoding peroxidase family protein yields MKAFSRKSTHAAHKKTTGAGLRVLAASGALALAASLGLPPVAANAVQAPVGAGFTVTPADLSFILKQIKIAEAHVANTTPETGPCGALVGTGPNQLASPLLSHGLRTVDGSCNNLQPGQETFGASDQVFPRLGSKSFNAAESGSFGGPPAATSYTQKSGSVFDSRPRTISNLIADQTSTNPAAVAAAGFPARTQGNEGVVPCITDPNPDVAPPVAAAPDGCVPSHNTLFIPNVTTDVGLSPPYNSLFTLFGQFFDHGIDQTVKGGGTVYVPLKADDPLIAGPDHVFGNADDLNPYMRFMVLTRGQNQPGQDGVLGTPDDVQDALNTNSPWVDQSQTYSSHPSHQVFLREYANNPSGRPVSTGSMLGGPAGTPAAGGMATWDGTKKQAREMLGIQLLDKDALNVPMLAADAYGKFIPGPENGLPQFVTKSGLVEADRTANDGRGTLVPQDVLYFSTPFLTDIAHNADPSPQDTDHNPGTPPVPPAPDANNTASADFASQAPGTYDDEMLNAHFIAGDGRVNENIGLTAIHQVFHSEHDRLVADIKRVLGNDTSARGVAALAEWKLADGADGWNGERLFQAARFITEMEYQHLVFEEFARKIQPAINLFEPFAFAQTDINPAVNAEFAHAVYRFGHSMLTETISRRNEDSPGADGGWGTSDDVRGSQNDVSLLEGFLNPPAYTDGGPAGPLTSEEAAGSIIMGMSDQVGSELDEFVTDTLRNKLLGLPMDLAAINLTRARSEGLPTLNALRRELHGATNDSQLKPYTNWIDFGENIKHPKSLINFVAAYGTHPSIVSATTLEAKRTAARLIVSPDALAGEVAPDDAVAFMNSIDGWASIGSSSTTGLDDIDLWMGGLAERTNLFGGLLGSTFNYVFESQMTDLQNGDRLYYLARTPGMNLMAQLEGNSFAEMMMRNTNAQSLKADAFATADCKFELKNLHGTALAFASAGNAVADDPASECNESALLIRMPDGTIKYRASNSVDPAGINGQAVYNGSVNADRIHGGVDNDTMWGGLGNDVIEGGDGADSVLGGDGNDIITDLAGDDILKGGPDNDAIDGGPGLDILIGGDGRDFINGGANSNETFAGEDDDFVIAGEGLDAVFGGGGNDWVEGGDSPDLLIGDSSNLFFLDDSQKPGNDVHIGQGGDDDYDMEGGDDIGLAGPGVEKVAGASGYDWEIGLYDPQPQDADLALPIAPLDILQVGVRDRYNEVEALSGGPFNDVIRGDDLIPRTVGGGGFIGCDVLDQAGVERISGLNELIPSLPTPIDEVVNASASKECPVLTGTHAWGEGNILLGGGGSDVIEGRGGNDIIDGDRYLSVRLSVRRDANDPSTEIGSATSMTAQYQRNADGGLTGPTLQQAVFAGTVDPGNIIVVREIHTSAEGTDSAVFSDFEFNYTITTTGGDGTIGSPESVTTVQHNNGEDGTDTLYNIEQLVFGDGTGGNGGGNDDGIGDEVEDDEIDEVIPGDGEVTVIVPPTPGTEPAPVPAPVDPAPAPAPAPVPDPVPAPGGFSVRTVDSTGAQVGDIQTAESGATRMVVRGLENGAAYRFQVAPAGGGNEPQFSDLSEPVVPGATEDQRRTLDPGTAGPLAAGPGTEQPLAQVPGAAPFEGPFGTATAITLAALARYLLTDPGTAVLAITTGGLLAACGLLAFKLYRSRSNARRALSKEAKSSTKA; encoded by the coding sequence ATGAAGGCCTTTTCGCGGAAGTCGACGCACGCGGCCCACAAGAAAACCACGGGTGCGGGCCTTCGGGTCCTGGCCGCATCAGGGGCACTGGCTTTGGCCGCTTCCCTGGGCCTGCCGCCTGTTGCGGCAAACGCAGTGCAAGCTCCGGTAGGCGCGGGATTCACCGTGACACCTGCCGACTTGTCCTTCATTCTGAAGCAGATCAAGATCGCCGAGGCCCACGTAGCCAACACCACGCCAGAAACCGGGCCGTGCGGGGCGCTGGTGGGAACCGGCCCCAACCAGCTTGCCAGCCCGCTGCTGTCCCACGGCCTGCGTACGGTTGACGGAAGCTGCAACAACCTCCAGCCGGGCCAGGAGACTTTTGGCGCGTCAGACCAGGTGTTCCCGCGCCTGGGATCCAAATCCTTCAACGCCGCAGAGAGCGGATCCTTCGGCGGGCCGCCCGCAGCCACGAGCTACACACAGAAGTCCGGCAGCGTCTTCGATTCGCGGCCGCGCACCATCAGCAACCTGATCGCGGATCAGACGTCCACCAACCCGGCAGCCGTGGCCGCGGCCGGCTTCCCGGCGCGGACCCAAGGCAACGAAGGCGTGGTGCCCTGCATCACCGATCCCAACCCTGACGTGGCTCCCCCTGTCGCCGCCGCACCGGACGGCTGCGTGCCATCGCACAACACACTGTTCATTCCCAACGTGACCACCGACGTCGGACTTTCACCGCCCTACAACTCCCTCTTCACCCTCTTCGGGCAGTTCTTCGACCACGGCATCGACCAGACCGTCAAGGGCGGCGGCACTGTCTATGTTCCGCTCAAGGCCGACGACCCGCTGATCGCCGGACCGGACCACGTCTTCGGCAACGCCGATGACCTCAATCCGTACATGCGCTTTATGGTCCTGACGCGTGGTCAGAACCAGCCCGGCCAGGACGGTGTTTTGGGGACCCCGGACGATGTCCAGGATGCCCTGAACACCAACTCGCCCTGGGTGGACCAGAGCCAGACCTACTCCTCGCACCCCTCGCACCAGGTCTTCCTGCGCGAGTACGCCAACAACCCGTCAGGGCGCCCCGTGTCCACGGGCTCGATGCTGGGCGGCCCTGCGGGTACGCCCGCGGCGGGCGGCATGGCCACCTGGGACGGCACCAAAAAGCAGGCCCGGGAGATGCTCGGAATCCAGCTGCTGGACAAGGACGCCCTCAACGTCCCCATGCTCGCCGCCGATGCTTACGGAAAGTTCATCCCCGGACCGGAGAACGGGCTCCCGCAGTTTGTCACGAAGTCCGGCCTCGTAGAGGCAGACAGGACCGCGAACGACGGGCGCGGAACGCTGGTGCCCCAGGACGTGCTGTACTTCAGCACACCCTTCCTGACCGACATCGCGCACAACGCCGACCCGTCACCGCAGGACACCGACCACAATCCCGGCACACCGCCGGTTCCCCCGGCCCCGGACGCCAACAACACTGCTTCCGCCGATTTCGCGAGCCAGGCCCCCGGCACCTACGACGATGAGATGCTGAACGCGCACTTCATCGCCGGCGACGGCAGGGTCAACGAGAACATCGGGCTGACCGCCATCCACCAGGTTTTCCACTCCGAGCATGACCGCCTTGTCGCAGATATCAAGCGGGTCCTCGGGAACGACACCTCGGCCAGGGGCGTTGCCGCCCTGGCCGAATGGAAGCTGGCCGACGGCGCAGACGGCTGGAACGGCGAACGGCTCTTCCAGGCCGCGCGGTTCATCACGGAAATGGAGTACCAGCACCTGGTGTTTGAGGAGTTCGCCCGGAAGATCCAGCCTGCCATTAACCTCTTCGAGCCCTTCGCTTTCGCCCAGACGGACATCAATCCCGCGGTGAACGCGGAATTCGCCCACGCCGTATATCGCTTCGGCCACTCGATGCTCACGGAAACCATCTCCCGCCGGAACGAGGACAGTCCGGGAGCCGACGGCGGGTGGGGAACCTCGGACGACGTCAGAGGCTCGCAGAACGATGTGTCGCTGCTGGAAGGGTTCCTGAATCCGCCCGCCTACACCGACGGCGGCCCCGCCGGACCCCTGACCTCGGAGGAGGCCGCAGGCAGCATCATCATGGGAATGTCGGACCAGGTGGGCAGCGAACTGGATGAGTTCGTCACCGACACGCTCCGCAACAAGCTGCTGGGGCTGCCCATGGATCTGGCCGCGATCAACCTGACGCGCGCCCGGTCGGAAGGATTGCCCACGCTGAACGCGCTGCGCCGGGAACTTCACGGCGCAACCAACGACAGCCAGCTCAAGCCGTACACGAACTGGATCGATTTCGGCGAAAACATCAAGCACCCGAAGTCCCTGATCAACTTCGTGGCCGCCTACGGCACTCACCCCTCGATCGTCTCAGCCACCACCCTGGAGGCCAAGCGGACAGCCGCCCGGCTGATCGTCAGCCCGGACGCTCTGGCCGGCGAGGTTGCCCCCGACGATGCCGTGGCGTTTATGAACAGCATCGACGGCTGGGCCAGCATTGGAAGCTCATCAACCACCGGCCTCGACGACATCGACCTGTGGATGGGCGGCCTCGCCGAACGGACCAATCTGTTCGGGGGCCTGCTCGGCAGCACGTTCAACTACGTCTTCGAAAGCCAGATGACCGATCTGCAGAACGGTGACCGGCTGTACTACCTGGCGCGCACACCCGGGATGAACCTGATGGCGCAGCTCGAAGGAAACTCCTTCGCGGAGATGATGATGCGCAACACCAACGCACAGTCGCTGAAGGCCGACGCCTTCGCCACTGCCGACTGCAAGTTCGAGCTGAAGAACCTCCACGGAACGGCTCTAGCCTTCGCGTCCGCCGGCAACGCCGTCGCGGACGATCCCGCGTCGGAGTGCAACGAGTCTGCCCTGCTGATCCGCATGCCCGACGGCACCATCAAGTACCGCGCTTCCAACTCAGTGGACCCGGCCGGAATCAACGGCCAGGCCGTGTACAACGGATCCGTCAATGCCGACCGCATCCACGGCGGTGTGGACAACGACACCATGTGGGGCGGCTTGGGCAACGACGTCATCGAGGGAGGTGACGGCGCCGACAGCGTCCTGGGTGGCGACGGAAACGACATCATCACCGACCTGGCCGGAGATGACATCCTGAAGGGCGGGCCGGATAATGACGCGATCGACGGCGGCCCGGGCCTGGACATCCTCATCGGCGGGGACGGGAGGGACTTCATCAACGGCGGGGCGAACTCGAATGAAACCTTCGCCGGTGAAGACGACGACTTTGTGATTGCCGGTGAAGGGTTGGACGCCGTGTTCGGCGGTGGCGGGAACGACTGGGTGGAAGGTGGCGACAGCCCGGACCTGTTGATCGGTGACTCCAGCAACCTGTTCTTCCTGGACGACTCCCAGAAGCCCGGCAACGATGTGCACATCGGCCAGGGCGGCGACGACGACTACGACATGGAAGGCGGGGACGACATCGGCCTCGCCGGTCCGGGCGTCGAGAAAGTGGCCGGCGCGTCCGGCTATGACTGGGAAATCGGCCTCTACGATCCCCAGCCGCAGGACGCCGACCTTGCCCTCCCCATCGCGCCGCTGGACATCCTGCAGGTAGGCGTCCGCGACAGGTACAACGAGGTAGAAGCGCTCTCCGGCGGCCCGTTCAATGACGTGATCCGGGGCGATGACCTCATTCCCAGGACTGTGGGCGGTGGCGGCTTCATCGGCTGCGATGTCCTGGACCAGGCCGGAGTGGAGCGGATCAGCGGGCTCAACGAACTCATCCCGTCCTTGCCGACACCCATCGATGAGGTGGTCAATGCCTCCGCATCCAAGGAATGCCCGGTGCTGACCGGAACGCATGCGTGGGGCGAAGGCAACATCCTTCTGGGCGGCGGCGGCAGCGACGTCATCGAAGGCCGCGGCGGCAACGACATCATCGACGGCGACCGCTACCTCAGCGTCCGGCTCAGCGTCCGCAGGGACGCGAACGACCCGTCCACTGAAATCGGCAGCGCCACCTCGATGACGGCCCAGTACCAGCGGAACGCCGACGGCGGCCTCACGGGACCGACGCTCCAACAGGCCGTGTTCGCAGGCACAGTGGACCCCGGCAACATCATTGTTGTCCGGGAAATCCACACCTCCGCCGAAGGAACGGACAGCGCGGTCTTCTCCGACTTTGAGTTCAACTACACCATCACCACAACCGGCGGAGACGGCACCATCGGCTCACCCGAATCTGTCACGACCGTCCAGCACAACAACGGAGAGGATGGGACCGACACACTCTACAACATCGAACAGCTCGTGTTCGGGGACGGGACCGGCGGGAACGGCGGGGGCAACGACGACGGGATCGGCGACGAGGTCGAAGACGACGAGATCGACGAGGTCATTCCAGGCGATGGAGAGGTGACCGTGATCGTCCCGCCGACGCCTGGCACGGAGCCCGCCCCGGTCCCCGCACCAGTGGACCCTGCACCCGCCCCAGCCCCGGCTCCCGTCCCGGACCCGGTACCAGCGCCCGGAGGCTTCTCCGTCCGGACCGTCGATTCCACGGGAGCCCAGGTGGGTGACATCCAGACGGCTGAAAGTGGTGCCACCAGGATGGTGGTGCGCGGCCTGGAAAACGGTGCCGCCTACCGGTTCCAGGTTGCCCCCGCCGGCGGCGGCAACGAACCCCAGTTCTCCGATTTGAGCGAACCCGTTGTTCCCGGTGCCACAGAGGACCAGCGCCGCACCTTGGACCCGGGCACGGCGGGGCCGTTGGCGGCGGGACCCGGGACGGAGCAACCGCTGGCACAGGTACCCGGCGCAGCACCTTTCGAGGGCCCCTTCGGTACCGCCACGGCGATCACGTTGGCGGCACTGGCCCGGTACCTTTTGACCGATCCCGGCACCGCGGTCCTCGCCATCACTACCGGTGGCCTGCTGGCTGCCTGCGGCTTGCTGGCGTTCAAACTGTACCGTTCCCGGTCCAACGCCAGGAGGGCACTGTCCAAGGAAGCCAAGAGTTCCACAAAAGCCTGA
- the lepB gene encoding signal peptidase I — MRSDNGPWPRLLVVALIPGLVVLAARAWVVEPVIVSSDSMVPTISTGAVVLLYKPAAASGRIRNGVVVAFTSPLDGHTAIKRVIAGEGQTVAIRDSELYVDDVAVPEPFVDHSRIDGTYFGPVKVPAGRVFVLGDNRGVSIDSRDFGAVPLTAIQGTLLTGQK, encoded by the coding sequence GTGCGGTCGGATAACGGGCCGTGGCCCCGCCTCCTTGTGGTCGCGCTGATACCTGGCCTGGTGGTACTTGCCGCCCGCGCATGGGTGGTGGAACCTGTGATTGTTTCGTCGGACAGCATGGTGCCGACCATTTCCACGGGAGCCGTCGTGCTCCTCTACAAGCCGGCTGCCGCTTCGGGCCGGATCCGGAACGGCGTAGTGGTTGCCTTCACCAGCCCACTGGACGGCCACACAGCTATCAAGCGGGTCATAGCCGGGGAGGGGCAGACCGTTGCCATCCGCGATTCGGAACTGTACGTCGACGACGTCGCCGTGCCAGAGCCTTTTGTAGACCACAGCCGCATCGACGGCACCTACTTCGGGCCTGTGAAGGTGCCCGCGGGAAGGGTCTTTGTGCTGGGCGATAATCGCGGTGTGTCTATCGACTCCAGGGACTTCGGGGCCGTGCCTTTGACGGCGATCCAAGGCACTCTGTTGACGGGCCAGAAGTAG
- a CDS encoding multicopper oxidase family protein, giving the protein MSISRRQVLLIGGLGALGASAAMLPTGSVEAKSASRLSDSEMPRPFQVPFVQAPVLEPYATGMDPTDGLPVNYYRVTEKAAMASILPRLSTPILGYNGLFPGPTISLDQGTKAVVRVRNKLPAKHALDGHGLSTSTHLHGSASLPQYDGYASDITHPGFYKDYNYPNFQPARTLWYHDHGVHFTALNAYSGLAAQYHLHDPIERQLLPQGRYDVAVTVSDAMFAANGSLGYDDNSHSGLWGDVILVNGKPWPVMKVQKRVYRFRILNASISRSLRPALNTGDPLVVVGTDGGLVPVAQSVANYRHAGSERYEVLIDFRKYKTGQRIELRNLSNKNNVDYDYTNRIMAFDVTDEPVDTSDPTWNRIPTTLVGSEPMSLTTGQSVKTRRFRVKRNDTTNMWTINEDSWQDVIASGYKRVVAEPALNSVEIWEIENKSGGWFHPLHIHLVDFQILSRNGRAPFAYERGPKDVVYVGEDETVRLLMKFTPHKGVYMMHCHNLPHEDHDMMVQFRVGLKQTDVDPYDPMTAAKAGWDDEKD; this is encoded by the coding sequence ATGTCAATTTCACGCCGCCAGGTTTTGTTGATCGGCGGACTCGGAGCCCTCGGAGCAAGCGCTGCCATGCTGCCGACGGGATCTGTGGAGGCCAAGTCTGCGAGCCGGCTCAGTGACAGTGAGATGCCGCGGCCATTCCAGGTCCCCTTCGTCCAGGCTCCCGTCCTTGAGCCGTATGCCACAGGCATGGATCCCACGGACGGCTTGCCCGTCAATTACTACCGGGTGACGGAGAAGGCCGCCATGGCAAGTATCCTGCCGCGGCTGAGCACACCCATCCTCGGCTACAACGGGTTGTTCCCGGGGCCGACGATCAGCCTGGACCAGGGCACAAAAGCCGTCGTGAGGGTTCGCAACAAGCTGCCGGCCAAGCATGCGCTGGACGGGCACGGCCTTTCCACGTCCACCCACCTGCATGGGTCCGCGTCGCTGCCGCAATATGACGGCTACGCCAGTGACATCACCCACCCGGGCTTCTACAAGGACTATAACTACCCCAACTTCCAGCCGGCCCGCACGCTGTGGTATCACGACCATGGCGTCCACTTCACGGCCCTGAACGCCTATTCCGGGCTCGCGGCGCAGTACCACCTGCACGATCCCATCGAACGGCAGCTGCTCCCGCAGGGCCGCTACGACGTCGCGGTGACCGTCAGTGATGCCATGTTCGCCGCGAACGGGTCCCTGGGCTATGACGACAACAGCCACTCGGGCCTCTGGGGGGACGTGATCCTGGTCAATGGAAAGCCCTGGCCCGTCATGAAGGTGCAGAAGCGCGTGTACCGCTTCCGGATCCTCAACGCTTCGATCTCCCGCTCCCTTCGGCCCGCGCTCAACACCGGCGATCCCCTGGTAGTGGTCGGCACCGATGGCGGCCTGGTCCCGGTGGCACAGAGCGTGGCGAACTACCGCCACGCCGGGTCGGAGCGCTACGAAGTCCTCATCGATTTCCGGAAGTACAAGACGGGGCAGCGGATCGAACTCCGGAATCTGTCCAACAAGAACAACGTGGACTACGACTACACCAACAGGATCATGGCGTTCGATGTCACGGATGAGCCGGTGGACACCTCGGACCCGACCTGGAACCGGATCCCCACCACGCTGGTCGGCAGCGAGCCCATGTCGCTGACCACAGGGCAATCCGTGAAAACACGCAGGTTCCGGGTCAAGCGGAACGACACCACCAACATGTGGACCATCAACGAAGACAGCTGGCAGGACGTCATCGCCAGCGGTTACAAAAGAGTCGTTGCTGAGCCCGCACTCAATTCGGTGGAAATTTGGGAAATCGAGAACAAGTCGGGCGGCTGGTTCCACCCGCTTCATATCCACCTGGTGGATTTCCAGATCCTCAGCCGCAACGGAAGGGCGCCCTTCGCCTACGAGCGTGGCCCGAAGGACGTGGTCTACGTCGGTGAGGACGAGACCGTCCGGCTCCTGATGAAGTTCACCCCCCACAAGGGCGTCTACATGATGCACTGTCACAACCTGCCGCACGAGGACCACGACATGATGGTCCAGTTCCGGGTGGGCCTGAAGCAGACCGACGTGGACCCCTACGATCCCATGACAGCGGCCAAGGCTGGATGGGACGACGAGAAGGATTGA
- a CDS encoding Hpt domain-containing protein → MITTTPHYEMGCCQAGGTSPSTNLDESAQPLLDHKVLDKLREDLHEFEVWRVFVQNFITALPLRIESLRLALTTGDTVGAMDAVLSLKSASQMVGAGRLATLAHGLEVAQREGICVAAPSVVLPRLAVDHLQRIKQRAVQTSFVLEAHLHTARRPRTIFVPTLTLSAGCPAGS, encoded by the coding sequence ATGATTACTACCACCCCACATTACGAGATGGGTTGCTGCCAGGCAGGCGGGACATCACCCTCGACCAACCTCGACGAATCTGCGCAGCCCCTCTTGGACCATAAAGTGCTGGACAAGTTGCGCGAAGACCTCCACGAGTTCGAAGTGTGGAGAGTGTTTGTGCAGAACTTCATCACGGCTTTGCCTCTGAGGATCGAAAGTCTGCGTCTGGCGTTGACTACCGGGGATACGGTTGGCGCCATGGATGCGGTCCTCAGCCTCAAAAGCGCCAGCCAGATGGTGGGCGCCGGCCGCCTCGCGACCCTTGCCCACGGCCTTGAGGTGGCCCAACGTGAAGGTATCTGCGTCGCTGCTCCGTCTGTTGTCCTGCCCCGGCTCGCGGTGGACCATCTACAGCGAATCAAACAACGTGCCGTACAAACTTCCTTCGTTCTCGAGGCTCACCTCCACACAGCTAGGCGACCGCGGACGATCTTCGTTCCAACGCTGACCCTATCGGCTGGCTGTCCTGCCGGCTCCTAG
- a CDS encoding bacterial proteasome activator family protein, translating into MSDPTDTQPDDVPVEGRTLDNGETAVPAAASPAGAGTGPGAAGPVTTGPAASSTSLGGKAKGSNLQDLVDEPAKVMRIGTMIRQLLAEVKSAPLDDAARERLAEIHERSIKELEDGLAPELVEELERISLPFPENTTPSDAELRIAQAQLVGWLEGLFHGIQTAIAAQHAAREQAASQLHLKQLPPGTMIAPGVVIGENGEPQRAAAGQHSGPVPSGRPEDPDRGPGQYL; encoded by the coding sequence ATGAGCGATCCGACAGACACTCAGCCTGATGATGTCCCCGTTGAGGGCAGGACCCTCGACAACGGCGAAACGGCCGTGCCGGCTGCGGCCAGCCCGGCTGGAGCCGGCACTGGCCCCGGTGCTGCTGGCCCGGTCACAACCGGCCCGGCGGCGTCGAGCACGTCACTCGGGGGCAAGGCCAAGGGCAGCAACCTGCAGGACCTTGTGGACGAGCCTGCGAAAGTCATGCGGATCGGCACCATGATCCGGCAGCTCCTGGCGGAGGTTAAGTCGGCTCCACTGGACGACGCCGCGCGCGAACGCCTGGCCGAGATCCACGAACGTTCCATCAAGGAGCTGGAGGACGGGCTGGCACCGGAGCTCGTTGAAGAACTGGAACGGATCAGCCTGCCCTTCCCGGAGAACACCACACCGTCCGACGCCGAGCTTCGGATCGCCCAGGCGCAGCTGGTGGGGTGGCTGGAAGGCCTCTTCCACGGGATCCAGACGGCCATCGCCGCCCAGCACGCCGCACGGGAGCAGGCCGCCTCGCAGCTGCACCTGAAGCAGCTTCCGCCGGGCACCATGATCGCCCCTGGTGTGGTTATCGGGGAGAACGGCGAGCCGCAGAGGGCCGCTGCCGGCCAGCATTCCGGTCCGGTGCCGTCAGGCCGGCCGGAGGACCCGGACCGCGGTCCCGGCCAGTACCTCTAG
- a CDS encoding YbdD/YjiX family protein — protein sequence MSTGLAAVATGFRGFARYLGGVLGADAYAKYLDHHHAAGHGEPPLTEREFWRDRTDRQDSNPQGRCC from the coding sequence ATGAGCACCGGTCTGGCCGCGGTGGCAACAGGGTTCCGGGGTTTCGCCCGGTACCTCGGCGGCGTGCTCGGTGCTGATGCGTACGCCAAGTACCTGGACCACCACCACGCCGCCGGACATGGGGAGCCACCGCTGACGGAACGCGAGTTCTGGCGGGACCGGACGGACCGCCAGGACTCCAACCCGCAGGGCCGGTGCTGCTGA
- a CDS encoding carbon starvation CstA family protein gives MASRPDEPVRAGKGSGPLTADPKLPPTAVDEAVREAEDKKWTPAKIALWAAIALLGGVAWFMLAIVRGETVNAIWFVFASVCTYLIGYRFYSKVIERLITKPDDRRATPAEYKADGKDYVRTDRNVLFGHHFAAIAGAGPLVGPIIAAQMGYLPGTIWIIIGVVLAGAVQDYLVMFFSMRRGGRSLGQMAREELGVIGGTAALIATLLIMVIIVAILALVVVNALGESPWGVFSVGMTIPIALFMGVYLRYIRPGKIMEVSLIGFVLLMAAIIGGGLVAETEWGSAFFTLDKVTIAWGLIVYGFIAAILPVWLLLAPRDYLSTFMKIGVIVMLALAIIVVRPEITVPAFSEFASRDNGPVFPGALFPFLFVTIACGALSGFHALISSGTTPKLIEKERQTRFIGYGGMLMESFVAIMALVAAISIDRGLYFAMNAPAALTGGTVETAAAWVNSLGLSGVNVSPAMLAETAANVGEQSIVSRTGGAPTLAVGLAHIMQQFIGGTALMAFWYHFAIMFEALFILTAVDAGTRVARFMLQDSIGNFIPKFKEHSWRPGAWLCTAVMVAAWGAVLLMGVTDPLGGINTLFPLFGIANQLLAAIALSVCLAIVAKRGSFKYLWIVAVPLAFAAVVTITASYQKIFSSTPAVGYFANNAAFSKALADGKTEFGSAKSVVAMEAVVRNTAIQGWLSVIFVVLSIIVIAMALVATIKAFRNHSAGLPNVDNEDEARPSKVFAPAGLIPTPAERELEAEWNKLPADLRFERAGHHK, from the coding sequence ATGGCCAGCAGGCCTGACGAACCGGTACGTGCAGGGAAAGGAAGCGGCCCATTGACCGCGGATCCGAAGCTTCCGCCAACGGCAGTGGATGAGGCCGTCCGCGAGGCTGAGGACAAGAAATGGACCCCGGCCAAGATCGCCCTGTGGGCAGCCATCGCACTGCTGGGCGGCGTCGCCTGGTTCATGCTGGCCATCGTCCGGGGTGAAACCGTCAATGCGATCTGGTTCGTTTTTGCCTCGGTCTGTACCTACCTGATCGGTTACCGCTTCTACTCCAAGGTGATCGAACGCCTCATCACCAAGCCGGATGACCGCCGCGCCACGCCGGCGGAATACAAGGCTGACGGCAAGGACTATGTCCGCACGGACCGCAACGTGCTGTTCGGCCACCACTTCGCCGCCATCGCGGGTGCCGGCCCGCTGGTCGGACCCATCATCGCGGCCCAGATGGGCTACCTCCCCGGCACCATCTGGATCATCATCGGCGTTGTGCTCGCAGGTGCCGTCCAGGACTACCTGGTGATGTTCTTCTCCATGCGCCGCGGCGGCCGTTCCCTCGGCCAGATGGCCCGCGAAGAACTGGGCGTCATCGGCGGCACGGCAGCACTGATCGCCACGCTGCTCATCATGGTGATCATCGTGGCGATCCTCGCGCTCGTCGTCGTTAACGCCCTGGGCGAAAGCCCGTGGGGCGTGTTCTCGGTGGGTATGACCATCCCGATTGCGCTGTTTATGGGCGTCTACCTGCGCTACATCCGGCCGGGCAAGATCATGGAAGTCTCCCTGATCGGCTTTGTGCTGCTGATGGCCGCCATCATCGGCGGCGGCCTGGTGGCGGAGACCGAATGGGGCTCCGCGTTCTTCACCCTGGACAAGGTGACCATTGCCTGGGGCCTCATTGTCTACGGCTTCATCGCCGCGATCCTTCCGGTCTGGCTGCTCCTGGCCCCCCGCGATTACCTCTCCACGTTTATGAAGATCGGCGTGATCGTGATGCTGGCACTGGCCATCATCGTGGTCCGCCCGGAGATCACTGTCCCGGCCTTCAGCGAGTTCGCCAGCAGGGACAACGGGCCGGTCTTCCCCGGTGCCCTGTTCCCGTTCCTGTTTGTCACCATTGCCTGCGGGGCGCTATCCGGCTTCCATGCCCTGATCTCCTCGGGCACTACCCCGAAACTGATCGAGAAGGAACGCCAGACCCGCTTCATCGGGTACGGCGGCATGCTGATGGAGTCGTTTGTGGCCATCATGGCGCTGGTCGCGGCCATCTCCATCGACCGCGGGCTCTACTTCGCCATGAACGCCCCGGCCGCCCTGACCGGCGGCACGGTGGAAACCGCGGCCGCCTGGGTCAACAGCCTTGGCCTGTCCGGGGTCAACGTCAGCCCGGCCATGCTCGCGGAGACGGCAGCCAACGTCGGGGAGCAAAGCATTGTGTCCCGGACCGGCGGCGCGCCCACACTTGCCGTGGGCCTCGCCCACATCATGCAGCAGTTCATCGGCGGCACGGCCCTGATGGCGTTCTGGTACCACTTCGCCATCATGTTCGAGGCGCTGTTTATCCTCACCGCAGTGGACGCCGGTACACGCGTGGCGCGCTTTATGCTGCAGGATTCCATCGGCAACTTCATCCCGAAGTTCAAGGAGCACTCGTGGCGTCCGGGAGCCTGGCTGTGCACCGCCGTTATGGTGGCCGCCTGGGGTGCCGTGCTGCTCATGGGCGTGACCGATCCGCTGGGTGGCATCAACACGCTGTTCCCGTTGTTCGGCATCGCCAACCAGCTGCTGGCCGCGATCGCGCTGTCCGTGTGCCTGGCCATCGTCGCCAAGCGGGGGAGCTTCAAATACCTCTGGATCGTGGCTGTACCGCTGGCGTTCGCCGCCGTGGTGACTATCACCGCGAGCTATCAGAAGATCTTCTCGTCCACGCCGGCCGTCGGCTACTTTGCCAACAATGCCGCCTTCAGCAAGGCGCTCGCCGACGGCAAGACGGAGTTCGGCTCAGCCAAGAGTGTTGTCGCTATGGAAGCCGTGGTGCGCAACACCGCGATCCAGGGCTGGCTGTCCGTCATCTTTGTGGTGCTCAGCATTATCGTCATCGCCATGGCACTGGTGGCCACCATCAAGGCCTTCCGCAATCATTCCGCTGGGTTGCCGAACGTTGACAACGAGGACGAGGCCCGGCCCTCGAAGGTCTTCGCGCCCGCCGGGCTGATCCCCACACCCGCGGAACGTGAGCTGGAGGCCGAGTGGAACAAGCTGCCGGCCGATTTGCGCTTCGAAAGGGCAGGTCACCACAAATGA